A stretch of Cucumis sativus cultivar 9930 chromosome 2, Cucumber_9930_V3, whole genome shotgun sequence DNA encodes these proteins:
- the LOC101213817 gene encoding homeobox protein knotted-1-like 3 isoform X1: protein MAFRSHLSRDLPLHYANQSQQQQSERPLSDNTLRSILSDQLTDHSTAADGSKSENPLQSAPNWLNTALLRNQTPHSHYSGETTTTAADNVNTDFLNLHTTAPNSSGQWLSRPILHRNQSDVIDDVADAADAMIGATATLSRESDDLKNNSSGGGGDGVNNSDDVAVESDCNEGARGGEAAMNWQNAQFKAEILAHPLYEQLLSAHVACLRIATPVDQLPRIDSQLSRSQNVAAKYSSLGNGSQSIVSNGKELDQFMTHYVFLLCSFKEQLQQHVRVHAMEAVYACWEIEQSLQSLTGVSPGVGTGATMSDDDEDQIDSDAMFDGSLEGHDTMGFGPLIPTESERSLMERVRHELKHELKNGYKEKIVDIREEILRKRRAGKLPGDTTSVLKAWWQSHSKWPYPTEEDKAKLVQETGLQLKQINNWFINQRKRNWHTNPSTSTTLKTKRKRSNAGEATGNDHP from the exons ATGGCTTTTCGCAGCCACCTCTCTCGGGACCTTCCTCTCCATTACGCGAATCAGTCTCAACAGCAGCAATCGGAACGCCCGCTTTCTGATAACACTCTGCGCTCGATTCTATCTGATCAACTTACGGATCACTCTACAGCTGCCGATGGTTCTAAGTCTGAGAATCCGCTTCAGAGCGCTCCGAATTGGCTGAATACTGCTTTACTTCGGAATCAAACCCCTCATTCTCACTACTCCGGTGAGACCACGACGACCGCTGCGGATAACGTCAACACCGACTTCCTTAATCTTCACACGACTGCTCCCAATTCGTCCGGTCAATGGCTTTCCCGCCCGATCCTCCATCGCAATCAAAGTGATGTTATCGATGACGTCGCCGATGCTGCCGATGCTATGATTGGCGCTACTGCGACTTTGTCGCGTGAATCGGATGATTTGAAGAACAACAGCAGTGGTGGAGGAGGGGACGGTGTGAATAACAGCGACGATGTGGCGGTTGAGAGCGATTGTAATGAAGGTGCTCGTGGTGGAGAAGCGGCGATGAATTGGCAGAATGCGCAGTTTAAGGCTGAAATTCTGGCGCATCCTCTTTACGAGCAGCTGCTCTCTGCTCATGTCGCCTGCCTCCGGATCGCAACGCCGGTGGATCAGTTGCCGAGAATAGATTCTCAGCTTTCTCGGTCTCAGAATGTGGCGGCGAAATACTCGTCGCTGGGTAACGGTTCCCAGTCCATAGTCAGCAATGGAAAAGAGCTTGATCAGTTCATG ACGcattatgtttttttactttgttcttttaaagaaCAACTCCAGCAACATGTCCGTGTCCATGCAATGGAAGCAGTATATGCCTGCTGGGAAATTGAGCAATCTCTGCAAAGCTTGACAG GCGTTTCACCAGGTGTAGGTACGGGTGCTACAATGTCCGATGATGACGAAGACCAAATAGATAGCGATGCTATGTTTGATGGAAGTTTGGAGGGTCATGATACTATGGGATTCGGTCCCCTTATCCCAACAGAGAGTGAGAGATCCTTGATGGAAAGGGTCAGGCACGAATTGAAGCATGAACTAAAGAAT GGATACAAGGAGAAAATTGTAGATATAAGGGAGGAGATCTTACGAAAAAGGAGAGCAGGTAAACTTCCTGGTGACACCACGTCCGTCTTAAAAGCTTGGTGGCAATCACATTCAAAATGGCCATATCCAACT GAGGAAGATAAAGCAAAGTTGGTTCAGGAAACTGGTCTTCAATTAAAGCAGATAAATAACTGGTTTATTAACCAAAGGAAGAGGAATTGGCACACAAATCCTTCAACCTCAACGACCTTGAAGACTAAACGCAAAAG aagtaatGCAGGTGAAGCAACAGGCAACGACCATCCATAG
- the LOC101213817 gene encoding homeobox protein knotted-1-like 3 isoform X2, with product MAFRSHLSRDLPLHYANQSQQQQSERPLSDNTLRSILSDQLTDHSTAADGSKSENPLQSAPNWLNTALLRNQTPHSHYSGETTTTAADNVNTDFLNLHTTAPNSSGQWLSRPILHRNQSDVIDDVADAADAMIGATATLSRESDDLKNNSSGGGGDGVNNSDDVAVESDCNEGARGGEAAMNWQNAQFKAEILAHPLYEQLLSAHVACLRIATPVDQLPRIDSQLSRSQNVAAKYSSLGNGSQSIVSNGKELDQFMTHYVFLLCSFKEQLQQHVRVHAMEAVYACWEIEQSLQSLTGVSPGVGTGATMSDDDEDQIDSDAMFDGSLEGHDTMGFGPLIPTESERSLMERVRHELKHELKNGYKEKIVDIREEILRKRRAGKLPGDTTSVLKAWWQSHSKWPYPTEEDKAKLVQETGLQLKQINNWFINQRKRNWHTNPSTSTTLKTKRKSNAGEATGNDHP from the exons ATGGCTTTTCGCAGCCACCTCTCTCGGGACCTTCCTCTCCATTACGCGAATCAGTCTCAACAGCAGCAATCGGAACGCCCGCTTTCTGATAACACTCTGCGCTCGATTCTATCTGATCAACTTACGGATCACTCTACAGCTGCCGATGGTTCTAAGTCTGAGAATCCGCTTCAGAGCGCTCCGAATTGGCTGAATACTGCTTTACTTCGGAATCAAACCCCTCATTCTCACTACTCCGGTGAGACCACGACGACCGCTGCGGATAACGTCAACACCGACTTCCTTAATCTTCACACGACTGCTCCCAATTCGTCCGGTCAATGGCTTTCCCGCCCGATCCTCCATCGCAATCAAAGTGATGTTATCGATGACGTCGCCGATGCTGCCGATGCTATGATTGGCGCTACTGCGACTTTGTCGCGTGAATCGGATGATTTGAAGAACAACAGCAGTGGTGGAGGAGGGGACGGTGTGAATAACAGCGACGATGTGGCGGTTGAGAGCGATTGTAATGAAGGTGCTCGTGGTGGAGAAGCGGCGATGAATTGGCAGAATGCGCAGTTTAAGGCTGAAATTCTGGCGCATCCTCTTTACGAGCAGCTGCTCTCTGCTCATGTCGCCTGCCTCCGGATCGCAACGCCGGTGGATCAGTTGCCGAGAATAGATTCTCAGCTTTCTCGGTCTCAGAATGTGGCGGCGAAATACTCGTCGCTGGGTAACGGTTCCCAGTCCATAGTCAGCAATGGAAAAGAGCTTGATCAGTTCATG ACGcattatgtttttttactttgttcttttaaagaaCAACTCCAGCAACATGTCCGTGTCCATGCAATGGAAGCAGTATATGCCTGCTGGGAAATTGAGCAATCTCTGCAAAGCTTGACAG GCGTTTCACCAGGTGTAGGTACGGGTGCTACAATGTCCGATGATGACGAAGACCAAATAGATAGCGATGCTATGTTTGATGGAAGTTTGGAGGGTCATGATACTATGGGATTCGGTCCCCTTATCCCAACAGAGAGTGAGAGATCCTTGATGGAAAGGGTCAGGCACGAATTGAAGCATGAACTAAAGAAT GGATACAAGGAGAAAATTGTAGATATAAGGGAGGAGATCTTACGAAAAAGGAGAGCAGGTAAACTTCCTGGTGACACCACGTCCGTCTTAAAAGCTTGGTGGCAATCACATTCAAAATGGCCATATCCAACT GAGGAAGATAAAGCAAAGTTGGTTCAGGAAACTGGTCTTCAATTAAAGCAGATAAATAACTGGTTTATTAACCAAAGGAAGAGGAATTGGCACACAAATCCTTCAACCTCAACGACCTTGAAGACTAAACGCAAAAG taatGCAGGTGAAGCAACAGGCAACGACCATCCATAG
- the LOC101205958 gene encoding probable receptor-like protein kinase At1g80640, whose protein sequence is MNLLLLLLLLLFPSLRFQIPSILVGASSFELLQQSPSPISPFFDSMTASSPGIPIGMETLSNDTHKKMLIALIVCASFGAVLVVSLFLWIYYRRNSPNFHKRNGQSSDAEKGVVGLAPILRKFSSNKMMGSNKVSVPLIDYEVLEKATNIFEESNILGEGGFGRVYKARLEENLCVAVKKLECTDKDSEKEFENEVDLLSKIHHSNIIRLLGYTIHGESRLLVYELMENGSLETLLHGPSHGEALTWHMRMKIALDAARALEYLHEHCKPSVIHRDLKSSNILLDANFNAKLSDFGLSVIVGAQNKNDIKLSGTMGYVAPEYLLDGKLTDKSDVYAFGVVLLELLLGRRPVEKLAPSQCQSIVTWAMPQLTDRSKLPDIVDPVIRNTMDPKHLFQVAAVAVLCVQPEPSYRPLITDVLHSLIPLVPVELGGTHRSSTSQAPVAPA, encoded by the exons ATgaaccttcttcttcttcttcttcttcttctttttccatctcttCGATTTCAAATTCCCTCTATTTTGGTGGgtgcttcttcttttgaacTACTTCAACAATCTCCTTCTcccatttctccatttttcgATTCAATGACTGCTTCTTCTCCCG GGATTCCGATAGGAATGGAGACTCTTTCAAACGATACCCACAAGAAAATGCTTATTGCACTTATCGTTTGTGCTTCATTCGGTGCTGTGTTAGTGGTTTCACTGTTTTTGTGGATTTATTACAGAAGAAACTCCCCCAACTTCCATAAACGAAACGGTCAGAGCTCAG ATGCCGAGAAGGGAGTTGTTGGGTTAGCTCCGATATTGCGTAAATTCAGCTCAAACAAAATGATGGGTAGCAATAAAGTATCTGTTCCACTCATTGATTACGAGGTGCTGGAAAAAGCCACCAACATTTTCGAGGAAAGCAACATTTTAGGGGAGGGTGGATTTGGAAGGGTTTACAAGGCTCGTTTAGAAGAAAACTTATGTGTTGCTGTAAAGAAACTTGAATGTACCGATAAGGACTCAGAGAAAGAATTTGAG AATGAAGTTGATCTATTGAGCAAAATTCATCACTCGAACATTATTCGCCTTCTGGGTTACACCATTCATGGGGAATCAAGGCTTCTTGTTTACGAGTTAATGGAAAATGGATCACTAGAGACATTGTTACATG GTCCCTCACATGGAGAGGCATTAACATGGCACATGCGCATGAAGATTGCTCTTGATGCAGCTAG AGCATTAGAATATTTGCATGAGCACTGCAAGCCATCAGTAATACATAGAGATCTGAAATCCTCCAATATTCTTTTGGATGCAAACTTCAATGCCAAG CTTTCTGATTTTGGCTTGTCTGTCATTGTTGGAGCACAAAACAAGAATGATATAAAGCTTTCTGGAACGATGGGTTATGTTGCTCCTGAATATCTTTTAGATG GTAAATTGACTGATAAAAGTGATGTCTATGCTTTTGGAGTTGTGCTTTTGGAGCTTCTTTTAGGAAGAAGGCCTGTCGAAAAACTGGCACCATCTCAATGTCAATCTATTGTCACATGG GCTATGCCTCAACTCACTGATAGATCAAAGTTACCCGATATTGTTGATCCGGTGATCAGAAACACAATGGACCCGAAACATTTATTTCAG GTTGCTGCTGTCGCTGTACTGTGTGTGCAACCGGAACCGAGCTATCGTCCCCTAATAACAGATGTTTTGCACTCTCTTATTCCTCTTGTTCCTGTTGAGCTTGGAGGGACTCACAGATCATCAACATCACAAGCTCCTGTGGCTCCAGCTTAG
- the LOC101213579 gene encoding uncharacterized protein LOC101213579 yields the protein MVLKDEWFCAAMADDTVVVELLVRLKQSQASSSIKSPVIPSRWGLRQRRSRILSPFRFDAVSHKNKDSTSTRCSPTTPLSWSGDTSPSATADGFEESSHPSEFSLSSRSKGCGINEFSSSTAMAKRLKRRKALADLRVEESLLLKERVHLKKELESLHATFKEQTTNNEKLKKMKLNMNFNTSSDHLRDMSKPVASNQQCQRADPTTESVPATLPMQTAPGNSSQSESNNRQEINSMESGGGFFLPDLNMIPAEDCL from the exons ATGGTGTTGAAGGACGAGTGGTTTTGTGCCGCCATGGCCGATGACACCGTCGTCGTTGAGTTACTCGTTCGTCTCAAGCAGTCTCAAGCCTCCTCCTCCATTAAATCTCCCGTTATTCCCTCCAGATGGGGTCTCAGGCAACGCCGTTCCAGGATTCTTTCCCCTTTCCGATTCGATGCCGTTTCTCACAAGAATAAGGACTCTACCTCCACCAGATGCAGCCCCACCACACCTCTCTCTTGGAGTGGCGATACATCTCCCTCTGCTACCGCCGATGGATTCGAAGAGTCCAGTCATCCGTCCGAATTCTCCCTCTCCTCCAGATCCAAG GGTTGTGGTATTAATGAATTTAGTTCTAGCACTGCCATGGCCAAGAGGTTAAAAAGAAGGAAG GCATTGGCTGATCTGAGAGTGGAGGAGTCTTTACTTTTGAAGGAAAGGGTACATCTCAAAAAG GAGTTGGAAAGCTTACATGCGACGTTCAAGGAACAGACTACTAACAatgagaagttgaagaaaatgaag CTCAATATGAATTTCAATACATCATCAGATCATCTTCGGGACATGTCGAAGCCAGTAGCTTCCAATCAACAGTGCCAAAGGGCGGATCCTACAACTGAAAGTGTTCCTGCAACTTTACCGATGCAAACTGCACCTGGAAACAGTTCACAATCAGAATCAAACAACAGGCAGGAAATAAATTCAATGGAAAGTGGTGGTGGTTTCTTTCTACCTGATCTTAATATGATCCCAGCTGAGGACTGTCTCTGA
- the LOC101213817 gene encoding homeobox protein knotted-1-like 3 isoform X3, whose translation MAFRSHLSRDLPLHYANQSQQQQSERPLSDNTLRSILSDQLTDHSTAADGSKSENPLQSAPNWLNTALLRNQTPHSHYSGETTTTAADNVNTDFLNLHTTAPNSSGQWLSRPILHRNQSDVIDDVADAADAMIGATATLSRESDDLKNNSSGGGGDGVNNSDDVAVESDCNEGARGGEAAMNWQNAQFKAEILAHPLYEQLLSAHVACLRIATPVDQLPRIDSQLSRSQNVAAKYSSLGNGSQSIVSNGKELDQFMTHYVFLLCSFKEQLQQHVRVHAMEAVYACWEIEQSLQSLTGVSPGVGTGATMSDDDEDQIDSDAMFDGSLEGHDTMGFGPLIPTESERSLMERVRHELKHELKNGYKEKIVDIREEILRKRRAGKLPGDTTSVLKAWWQSHSKWPYPTEEDKAKLVQETGLQLKQINNWFINQRKRNWHTNPSTSTTLKTKRKR comes from the exons ATGGCTTTTCGCAGCCACCTCTCTCGGGACCTTCCTCTCCATTACGCGAATCAGTCTCAACAGCAGCAATCGGAACGCCCGCTTTCTGATAACACTCTGCGCTCGATTCTATCTGATCAACTTACGGATCACTCTACAGCTGCCGATGGTTCTAAGTCTGAGAATCCGCTTCAGAGCGCTCCGAATTGGCTGAATACTGCTTTACTTCGGAATCAAACCCCTCATTCTCACTACTCCGGTGAGACCACGACGACCGCTGCGGATAACGTCAACACCGACTTCCTTAATCTTCACACGACTGCTCCCAATTCGTCCGGTCAATGGCTTTCCCGCCCGATCCTCCATCGCAATCAAAGTGATGTTATCGATGACGTCGCCGATGCTGCCGATGCTATGATTGGCGCTACTGCGACTTTGTCGCGTGAATCGGATGATTTGAAGAACAACAGCAGTGGTGGAGGAGGGGACGGTGTGAATAACAGCGACGATGTGGCGGTTGAGAGCGATTGTAATGAAGGTGCTCGTGGTGGAGAAGCGGCGATGAATTGGCAGAATGCGCAGTTTAAGGCTGAAATTCTGGCGCATCCTCTTTACGAGCAGCTGCTCTCTGCTCATGTCGCCTGCCTCCGGATCGCAACGCCGGTGGATCAGTTGCCGAGAATAGATTCTCAGCTTTCTCGGTCTCAGAATGTGGCGGCGAAATACTCGTCGCTGGGTAACGGTTCCCAGTCCATAGTCAGCAATGGAAAAGAGCTTGATCAGTTCATG ACGcattatgtttttttactttgttcttttaaagaaCAACTCCAGCAACATGTCCGTGTCCATGCAATGGAAGCAGTATATGCCTGCTGGGAAATTGAGCAATCTCTGCAAAGCTTGACAG GCGTTTCACCAGGTGTAGGTACGGGTGCTACAATGTCCGATGATGACGAAGACCAAATAGATAGCGATGCTATGTTTGATGGAAGTTTGGAGGGTCATGATACTATGGGATTCGGTCCCCTTATCCCAACAGAGAGTGAGAGATCCTTGATGGAAAGGGTCAGGCACGAATTGAAGCATGAACTAAAGAAT GGATACAAGGAGAAAATTGTAGATATAAGGGAGGAGATCTTACGAAAAAGGAGAGCAGGTAAACTTCCTGGTGACACCACGTCCGTCTTAAAAGCTTGGTGGCAATCACATTCAAAATGGCCATATCCAACT GAGGAAGATAAAGCAAAGTTGGTTCAGGAAACTGGTCTTCAATTAAAGCAGATAAATAACTGGTTTATTAACCAAAGGAAGAGGAATTGGCACACAAATCCTTCAACCTCAACGACCTTGAAGACTAAACGCAAAAG GTGA